A single genomic interval of Microbacterium sp. zg-Y1090 harbors:
- a CDS encoding Rv2175c family DNA-binding protein, with translation MTGDTTPARIETTWLTLPDLVEILGEPLGRVRRLIDESHLVASRRTGNLAVPEVFIVDGQPLSSLRGTAIVLHDAGFSDDEVIDWLLEHDDSIGMPPIQALRQGRKSEVRRVAQTLA, from the coding sequence GTGACCGGCGACACCACCCCTGCACGCATCGAGACCACCTGGCTGACCCTGCCCGACCTCGTCGAGATCCTCGGCGAGCCGCTCGGCCGGGTGCGGCGACTCATCGACGAGAGCCACCTGGTGGCATCCCGCCGCACCGGCAATCTCGCCGTGCCGGAGGTGTTCATCGTCGACGGGCAGCCGCTGTCGTCGCTGCGGGGCACGGCCATCGTGCTGCACGACGCCGGCTTCAGCGACGACGAGGTCATCGACTGGCTGCTCGAGCACGACGACTCGATCGGCATGCCGCCCATCCAGGCGCTGCGGCAGGGTCGCAAGAGCGAAGTGCGCCGCGTCGCGCAGACGCTCGCCTGA
- a CDS encoding lytic transglycosylase, protein MRRRPALVPARAATPTTAAFARPAATAVKRHWPAAVAGSVALLLTSAPAAQAAPHPVSREARTPAASGAAAKTVARVLPATAPPATHTVQSGDTVTSIAAAYGLRVADVLALNGLDRSSLIHPGQTLLLAATAPAAPQAAPVPAAAQAHTVAAGDTMHAIAGRHGVSLDALLAANGMDRSSIIYPGQEIVLPGAEMQRAASVAPAAPAAPAAPAAPPTPAPVGATHEIAAGDTMTAVAARYGVTLDALLAANGMDRTSIIFPGQRVEIPAATVAGLDAEQVDTARTIIRIGRELGVPDRGIAIALATGMVESWLRNLDWGDRDSLGVFQQRPSQGWGTAEQVRDVERATRVFFGGPADPNGDASRGLLDTPGWESLAFTDAAQAVQVSAYPDRYGEWEKQAFGWLATLG, encoded by the coding sequence ATGCGACGACGCCCTGCCCTCGTGCCCGCCCGAGCCGCCACCCCCACGACGGCCGCGTTCGCTCGACCGGCCGCCACGGCCGTGAAGCGGCACTGGCCCGCCGCCGTCGCCGGCTCGGTCGCGCTGCTGCTGACGAGCGCGCCCGCCGCGCAGGCGGCGCCGCACCCCGTCAGCCGCGAAGCCCGCACGCCGGCTGCCTCCGGTGCGGCGGCGAAGACCGTCGCCCGCGTGCTGCCCGCCACCGCTCCCCCGGCCACGCACACCGTGCAGTCCGGCGACACCGTCACCTCGATCGCCGCCGCCTACGGGCTGCGCGTCGCCGACGTGCTCGCGCTGAACGGCCTGGACCGGTCCTCCCTCATCCACCCCGGGCAGACGCTGCTCCTCGCCGCCACCGCCCCCGCCGCGCCGCAGGCCGCCCCCGTACCCGCCGCTGCGCAGGCTCATACGGTCGCCGCCGGCGACACGATGCACGCCATCGCCGGACGCCACGGCGTCTCGCTCGACGCCCTGCTGGCCGCCAACGGCATGGACCGCTCGTCGATCATCTACCCGGGACAGGAGATCGTCCTGCCCGGGGCCGAGATGCAGCGCGCGGCATCCGTCGCCCCCGCCGCACCCGCCGCACCGGCTGCACCCGCGGCACCGCCGACGCCTGCTCCGGTGGGCGCCACGCACGAGATCGCGGCCGGCGACACGATGACCGCCGTCGCGGCCCGCTACGGAGTCACGCTCGACGCCCTGCTCGCGGCCAACGGCATGGACCGCACCTCGATCATCTTCCCCGGGCAGCGGGTCGAGATCCCCGCCGCCACCGTGGCCGGCCTCGACGCCGAGCAGGTGGACACCGCACGCACCATCATCCGGATCGGAAGGGAACTAGGGGTGCCCGACCGGGGCATCGCCATCGCCCTGGCGACCGGAATGGTCGAATCCTGGCTGCGCAACCTCGACTGGGGCGACCGCGACTCGCTGGGCGTGTTCCAGCAGCGGCCGAGCCAGGGGTGGGGCACCGCCGAGCAGGTGCGCGATGTGGAACGAGCCACGCGGGTCTTCTTCGGCGGTCCCGCCGATCCCAACGGCGACGCGAGCCGCGGACTGCTGGATACCCCGGGCTGGGAGTCCCTGGCGTTCACCGACGCCGCCCAGGCCGTGCAGGTCTCGGCCTATCCCGACCGCTACGGCGAGTGGGAGAAGCAGGCCTTCGGCTGGCTCGCCACCCTCGGCTGA
- the pknB gene encoding Stk1 family PASTA domain-containing Ser/Thr kinase, with translation MSTSQQTDPLIGRLVDGRYRVRARIARGGMATVYVATDLRLERRIALKVMHGHLSDDSIFQSRFIQEARAAARLADPHVVNVFDQGQDGDMAYLVMEYLPGITLRELLREQRRLTVPQTITIMDAVLSGLAAAHRAGIVHRDVKPENVLLAEDGRIKIGDFGLARATTANTTTGQQLLGTIAYLAPELVTRGSADARSDIYALGIMLYEMLTGEQPYQGEQPMQIAYQHATDSVPRPSAKNPGVPEPLDELVLWATERSPDERPSDAREMLDRLREIERELGVSPQVVRTAPVGIIVDDETLDSDEMTKVLPGAFTAPTVTSEVDNATRLRRRTKRNAIKGGWLIALVLLLAGLAGGAGWWFGSGPGSQVAVPDVIGSTFAEAQAAFAAETLQAVEEGENNLDVPVGQVIRTDPTPGTRVDQETTVTVFVSRGPAEISLSALAGMSEAQAREYLTQNIVRVQDEVGREFRDDAERDIVIAASVTPRDGGDPVDCTGGCTARQDDVASLTVSAGAVPNVTDTSVDTATRTLEDVGLVVSPDRLGEWSGSIAEGRVLWVAGVDGTLRPGDTVTLVVSKGPEPIQVPDVVDLTVAEAMDVLTEAGFEPGTALPRIVWGIFTVSGTSPAAGSWERPGTTVTVRATG, from the coding sequence GTGAGCACGAGCCAGCAGACGGACCCGCTGATCGGCCGTCTGGTCGACGGCCGGTACCGGGTGCGCGCTCGCATCGCCCGCGGAGGCATGGCCACGGTGTACGTGGCGACCGATCTGCGCCTCGAACGGCGCATCGCGCTGAAGGTCATGCACGGGCATCTTTCGGATGATTCGATCTTCCAGAGCCGCTTCATCCAGGAGGCGCGCGCCGCCGCCCGGCTGGCCGATCCGCACGTGGTGAACGTGTTCGACCAGGGCCAGGACGGCGACATGGCGTACCTCGTCATGGAGTACCTGCCGGGCATCACGCTGCGCGAACTGCTGCGCGAGCAGCGACGCCTGACGGTGCCCCAGACCATCACGATCATGGATGCCGTGCTCTCGGGGCTGGCGGCGGCGCACCGCGCCGGCATCGTGCACCGCGACGTCAAACCCGAGAACGTGCTGCTTGCCGAAGACGGCCGCATCAAGATCGGCGACTTCGGCCTGGCGCGCGCCACCACCGCCAACACCACGACCGGGCAGCAGCTGCTGGGCACCATCGCCTACCTCGCCCCCGAGCTCGTCACCCGCGGCAGCGCCGACGCCCGCAGCGACATCTACGCCCTCGGCATCATGCTGTACGAGATGCTCACCGGAGAGCAGCCCTACCAGGGCGAGCAGCCGATGCAGATCGCCTATCAGCACGCCACTGATTCGGTGCCGCGGCCCAGCGCGAAGAACCCGGGCGTTCCGGAGCCGCTGGACGAGCTCGTGCTCTGGGCGACGGAGCGCTCCCCCGACGAGCGCCCCTCCGACGCGCGCGAGATGCTGGACCGGCTGCGCGAGATCGAACGGGAGCTCGGCGTCAGCCCGCAAGTCGTGCGCACCGCGCCGGTGGGGATCATCGTCGACGACGAGACCCTCGACTCCGACGAGATGACGAAGGTCCTGCCGGGCGCCTTCACCGCCCCCACCGTGACCTCCGAAGTGGACAACGCCACCCGACTGCGGCGCCGCACGAAGCGCAACGCCATCAAGGGCGGCTGGCTGATCGCCCTGGTGCTGCTGCTGGCCGGCCTCGCCGGTGGCGCCGGCTGGTGGTTCGGCTCCGGACCCGGCTCCCAGGTGGCCGTGCCCGACGTCATCGGGTCGACCTTCGCCGAGGCGCAGGCGGCCTTCGCTGCCGAGACCCTGCAGGCGGTCGAAGAGGGCGAGAACAACCTCGACGTGCCGGTGGGGCAGGTGATCCGCACCGACCCGACGCCGGGCACGCGCGTCGACCAGGAGACCACCGTCACGGTGTTCGTCTCCCGCGGGCCGGCCGAGATCTCGCTGAGCGCGCTGGCGGGTATGTCCGAGGCGCAGGCGCGCGAGTACCTGACCCAGAACATCGTGCGGGTGCAGGACGAGGTGGGCCGGGAGTTCCGGGACGATGCCGAGCGGGACATCGTGATCGCGGCATCGGTCACCCCGCGTGACGGCGGCGACCCGGTGGACTGCACCGGCGGCTGCACCGCGCGGCAGGACGACGTCGCCTCCCTCACCGTCTCGGCCGGTGCGGTGCCCAACGTGACCGATACGAGCGTCGACACCGCCACACGCACCCTCGAGGATGTGGGGCTCGTCGTCTCCCCCGACCGACTCGGCGAATGGAGCGGCAGCATCGCCGAGGGACGCGTCCTGTGGGTCGCGGGGGTCGACGGGACGCTGCGCCCCGGCGATACGGTCACGCTCGTCGTCTCGAAGGGCCCGGAGCCGATCCAGGTGCCCGATGTGGTCGACCTGACCGTCGCCGAGGCCATGGACGTGCTCACCGAGGCCGGCTTCGAGCCCGGCACCGCGCTCCCCCGGATCGTCTGGGGGATCTTCACCGTCAGCGGCACGTCCCCCGCGGCCGGCTCGTGGGAGCGCCCGGGCACCACGGTGACGGTCCGCGCGACCGGCTGA
- a CDS encoding class II 3-deoxy-7-phosphoheptulonate synthase, with amino-acid sequence MPQNDPLDAWRGLPIKQQPLWADPDAVAAVSSEIATLPPLVFAGEVDLLRERLARAASGQAFLLQGGDCAETFAGATAEQIRNRIKTVLQMAVVLTYGASMPVVKMGRMAGQFAKPRSSDTETRGDVTLPAYRGDIVNGFDFTELSRQPDPQRLLKGYHTAVSTLNLIRAFTQGGFADLREVHSWNKGFASNPANQRYERLAGEIDRAIKFMEAAGADFDELRRVEFYTGHEGLLMDYERPMTRIDSRTGTPYNTSAHFLWIGERTRDLDGAHVDYFSKIRNPIGVKLGPTTSTDTALALIDKLDPEREPGRLTFITRMGAGKIRDALPPLLEAVKDSGATPLWVTDPMHGNGITTPTGYKTRRFDDVVDEVRGFFEAHRAVGTFPGGIHVELTGDDVTECLGGSEMIDEATLATRYESLCDPRLNHMQSLELAFLVAEELEKR; translated from the coding sequence ATGCCCCAGAACGACCCCCTTGACGCCTGGCGGGGACTGCCCATCAAGCAACAGCCCCTGTGGGCGGACCCGGACGCCGTGGCCGCCGTTTCGAGCGAGATCGCGACGTTGCCGCCGCTGGTCTTCGCCGGCGAGGTGGACCTGCTGCGCGAGCGGCTCGCCCGCGCCGCGTCGGGTCAGGCGTTCCTGCTGCAGGGAGGCGACTGCGCCGAGACCTTCGCCGGTGCCACGGCCGAGCAGATCCGCAACCGCATCAAGACGGTGCTGCAGATGGCCGTCGTGCTGACCTACGGCGCCTCCATGCCCGTGGTGAAGATGGGCCGCATGGCCGGGCAGTTCGCCAAGCCCCGCTCGAGCGACACCGAGACCCGCGGCGACGTCACGCTGCCGGCCTACCGCGGCGACATCGTCAACGGCTTCGACTTCACCGAGCTGTCGCGTCAGCCCGACCCGCAGCGCCTGCTGAAGGGCTACCACACCGCGGTTTCCACCCTGAACCTCATCCGCGCGTTCACCCAGGGTGGCTTCGCGGACCTGCGCGAGGTGCACAGCTGGAACAAGGGGTTCGCCTCGAACCCGGCCAACCAGCGCTACGAGCGCCTGGCGGGCGAGATCGACCGTGCCATCAAGTTCATGGAGGCCGCGGGCGCGGACTTCGACGAGCTGCGTCGCGTGGAGTTCTACACCGGGCACGAGGGCCTGCTGATGGACTACGAGCGGCCGATGACCCGCATCGACTCGCGCACCGGCACGCCGTACAACACCTCGGCGCACTTCCTGTGGATCGGGGAGCGCACCCGCGACCTCGACGGCGCGCACGTCGATTACTTCTCGAAGATCCGCAACCCGATCGGCGTGAAGCTCGGCCCGACCACGTCGACCGACACCGCGCTGGCGTTGATCGACAAGCTCGATCCCGAGCGCGAGCCGGGCCGGCTGACCTTCATCACGCGCATGGGCGCGGGCAAGATCCGCGACGCGCTGCCGCCTCTGCTGGAGGCCGTCAAGGACTCCGGGGCGACGCCGCTGTGGGTGACCGACCCGATGCACGGCAACGGCATCACGACGCCCACCGGCTACAAGACGCGTCGCTTCGACGACGTCGTGGACGAGGTGCGTGGCTTCTTCGAGGCGCATCGCGCCGTGGGGACCTTCCCCGGCGGCATCCACGTCGAGCTCACCGGCGACGACGTGACCGAGTGCCTGGGTGGGTCGGAGATGATCGACGAGGCCACCTTGGCGACGCGGTACGAGTCGCTGTGCGACCCGCGCCTGAACCACATGCAGAGCCTGGAGCTGGCGTTCCTCGTCGCCGAGGAGCTCGAGAAGCGCTGA
- a CDS encoding lysophospholipid acyltransferase family protein, with translation MFYWLMKYIVIGPVVKAIFRPWIVGRSNVPRDGAAILASNHLSVSDSVFLPLMIDRPMSFLAKSDYFTGKGIKGWATRMFMKATGQIPIDRTGGKASEASLNTGLQVLGRGDLLGIYPEGTRSPDGKLYRGRTGIARMALEARVPVIPVVMVDTDAVMPIGRTIPRVGRVGMVIGEPLDFSRFRGMEGDRYVLRSVTDEIMVALQRLGEQRYDDVYASTVKSRAAAAS, from the coding sequence GTGTTCTACTGGCTCATGAAATACATCGTGATCGGGCCGGTCGTGAAAGCGATCTTCCGACCGTGGATCGTGGGCCGCTCGAACGTGCCGCGCGACGGCGCCGCCATCCTCGCCAGCAACCACCTGTCCGTGAGCGACTCGGTCTTCCTGCCGCTCATGATCGACCGGCCGATGTCGTTCCTCGCCAAGAGCGACTACTTCACCGGCAAGGGGATCAAAGGCTGGGCCACGCGCATGTTCATGAAGGCCACCGGTCAGATCCCCATCGATCGCACCGGCGGCAAGGCGTCCGAAGCCTCGCTGAACACCGGCCTGCAGGTGCTCGGGCGGGGGGACCTGCTCGGCATCTACCCCGAAGGCACCCGCAGCCCCGACGGCAAGCTCTACCGGGGGCGCACCGGCATCGCGCGCATGGCGCTGGAGGCGCGCGTCCCGGTGATCCCCGTCGTGATGGTCGACACCGACGCGGTCATGCCCATAGGGCGCACCATCCCGCGGGTCGGTCGCGTGGGCATGGTGATCGGCGAGCCGCTGGACTTCTCCCGCTTCCGCGGGATGGAGGGGGACCGGTACGTGCTGCGCTCGGTCACCGACGAGATCATGGTGGCTCTGCAGCGCCTGGGAGAGCAGCGGTACGACGACGTCTACGCCTCGACCGTCAAGAGCCGCGCCGCCGCGGCATCCTGA
- a CDS encoding ROK family glucokinase — protein sequence MLKVGIDIGGTKIAGGVVDDDGTIVEKLRVDTPVDTADLADAVGDMARHFMQEHDIAAVGVAAAGFIDRTRSVVLHAPNIAWRNEPLRENLEKRIGRPVVIENDANAAGWGEFRFGAGRGVDEMVMLTLGTGVGGAIVTRGELAYGGHGIAAELGHTRFIREGRLCGCGQHGCLEQYASGRALQREANDIADAGGIGAALAEVRAEKGEIAGAAISRLILADDPGAVEALHRVATALGEACGGIQAALDPELFVIGGGVAQLGETLLEPVRAAYETSLPGFGERPIAAFVIAQLGNDAGLIGVADLAGRSV from the coding sequence GTGCTCAAGGTCGGAATCGACATCGGTGGAACGAAGATCGCGGGAGGCGTGGTCGACGACGACGGCACCATCGTCGAGAAGCTCCGCGTGGACACCCCGGTGGACACCGCAGACCTCGCCGACGCCGTCGGCGACATGGCCCGCCACTTCATGCAGGAGCACGACATCGCGGCGGTGGGGGTCGCTGCGGCCGGCTTCATCGATCGCACCCGCTCGGTCGTGCTGCATGCGCCGAACATCGCGTGGCGCAATGAGCCTCTCCGCGAGAACCTCGAGAAGCGCATCGGCCGCCCCGTGGTCATCGAGAACGACGCCAACGCCGCCGGGTGGGGCGAGTTCCGCTTCGGGGCGGGACGCGGCGTGGACGAGATGGTCATGCTGACCCTCGGCACCGGTGTCGGCGGCGCGATCGTCACGCGCGGCGAGCTGGCCTACGGCGGTCACGGCATCGCCGCAGAACTCGGCCACACGCGGTTCATCCGCGAGGGACGGCTGTGCGGATGCGGTCAGCACGGATGCCTGGAGCAGTACGCCTCCGGCAGGGCCCTGCAGCGCGAGGCGAACGACATCGCCGACGCCGGCGGCATCGGTGCGGCCCTGGCGGAGGTGCGCGCCGAGAAGGGCGAGATCGCCGGCGCCGCCATCTCGCGGCTCATCCTGGCCGACGACCCGGGCGCCGTTGAAGCGCTGCATCGGGTGGCGACGGCACTGGGCGAGGCGTGCGGCGGCATCCAAGCCGCGCTCGACCCCGAGCTCTTCGTCATCGGCGGGGGCGTGGCGCAGCTGGGCGAGACCCTGCTGGAGCCGGTGCGCGCGGCGTACGAGACGTCGCTCCCCGGGTTCGGCGAGAGACCCATCGCCGCCTTCGTCATCGCCCAGCTCGGCAACGACGCCGGCTTGATCGGCGTCGCCGATCTGGCGGGCAGGAGCGTGTAG
- a CDS encoding AMP-dependent synthetase/ligase — protein sequence MVQFETPAIVTPDPQANISDLLAERVKATPDLALFAVPENGGWRDITAADFEREVISLAKGLVAAGIEPGDKVGFLARTTYQWTLVDFAIFYAGAVMVPIYETSSAAQIQWNLADSGAIACIVESAAHEARLAEVRGELPLIRETWTMETGGLDTLRAQGTSVPDEEIERRRNLAVGSDIATLIYTSGSTGRPKGCVLTHSNFVELSRNSGKALSEVVAEPGASTLLFITTAHVFARFISILNVHAGVKTGHEPDTKQLLTALGSFKPTYLLAVPRVFEKVYNSAEQKAEAGGKGKIFRAAANAAIEHSTLLQDGKKVPLGLALKFRVFDKLVYSKLRTAMGGRVKFAVSGSAPLGPRLGHFFHSLGVVILEGYGLTETTAPATVNLATKSKIGTVGPVLPGVGIRLGEDNEIEVRGINVFKEYWRNPEATAAAFDDGWFKTGDIGSFDADGFLTITGRKKEIIVTAGGKNVAPAALEDPIRANPIVGQVVVVGDQKPFISALITLDSEMLPTWLANNGLPADMSLEAASRDPKVRAEVQRAVDNANAHVSRAESIRKFVVLSTEWSEASGHLTPKMSIKRNVIMDDFSSEIEDLYSVPVSTTNVPLG from the coding sequence GTGGTTCAATTCGAAACCCCCGCGATCGTCACCCCCGACCCGCAGGCCAACATCAGCGACCTGCTCGCGGAGCGTGTCAAAGCCACCCCCGATCTGGCACTGTTCGCCGTGCCCGAGAACGGCGGCTGGCGCGACATCACCGCGGCCGACTTCGAGCGGGAGGTGATCAGCCTCGCGAAGGGCCTCGTGGCCGCCGGCATCGAGCCGGGCGACAAGGTCGGCTTCCTGGCGCGCACGACCTACCAGTGGACGCTGGTCGATTTCGCGATCTTCTACGCCGGCGCCGTCATGGTGCCGATCTACGAGACCAGCTCCGCTGCGCAGATCCAGTGGAACCTCGCCGACTCCGGCGCGATCGCCTGCATCGTCGAGTCCGCCGCCCACGAAGCGCGGCTGGCGGAGGTGCGCGGCGAACTGCCCCTCATCCGCGAGACCTGGACGATGGAGACCGGCGGCCTCGACACCCTGCGTGCGCAGGGCACGTCGGTGCCGGACGAGGAGATCGAGCGACGTCGCAACCTCGCCGTCGGCTCGGACATCGCCACGCTGATCTACACCTCCGGCTCGACCGGGCGCCCCAAGGGCTGCGTGCTGACGCACAGCAACTTCGTCGAGCTCTCGCGCAACTCGGGCAAGGCGCTGAGCGAGGTCGTCGCCGAGCCGGGCGCCTCGACGCTGCTGTTCATCACGACCGCTCACGTCTTCGCACGGTTCATCTCGATCCTGAACGTCCACGCGGGCGTGAAGACGGGTCACGAGCCCGACACCAAGCAGCTGCTCACCGCGCTCGGCAGCTTCAAGCCGACCTACCTGCTGGCTGTGCCGCGCGTGTTCGAGAAGGTGTACAACTCCGCCGAGCAGAAGGCCGAGGCCGGCGGCAAGGGCAAGATCTTCCGCGCCGCCGCGAACGCCGCCATCGAGCACTCGACGCTGCTGCAGGACGGCAAGAAGGTCCCGCTGGGACTGGCGCTGAAGTTCCGCGTCTTCGACAAGCTCGTCTACAGCAAGCTGCGCACCGCCATGGGCGGCCGCGTGAAGTTCGCCGTGTCGGGCTCGGCCCCCCTCGGCCCGCGCCTGGGTCACTTCTTCCACAGCCTGGGTGTCGTCATCCTCGAGGGCTACGGCCTCACCGAGACCACGGCACCGGCCACGGTGAACCTCGCCACCAAGTCGAAGATCGGCACCGTCGGTCCCGTGCTGCCCGGCGTCGGCATCCGGCTCGGCGAGGACAACGAGATCGAGGTGCGCGGCATCAACGTCTTCAAGGAGTACTGGCGCAACCCCGAGGCCACGGCCGCGGCGTTCGACGACGGGTGGTTCAAGACCGGCGACATCGGCTCGTTCGACGCCGACGGCTTCCTCACCATCACGGGCCGCAAGAAGGAGATCATCGTCACCGCCGGCGGCAAGAACGTCGCCCCCGCCGCGCTCGAGGACCCGATCCGCGCGAACCCGATCGTCGGCCAGGTGGTCGTCGTCGGCGATCAGAAGCCGTTCATCTCCGCCCTGATCACGCTCGACTCCGAGATGCTGCCGACCTGGCTCGCCAACAACGGGCTGCCTGCCGACATGTCGCTGGAAGCCGCGTCACGCGACCCGAAGGTGCGCGCGGAGGTGCAGCGGGCGGTCGACAACGCCAACGCGCACGTGTCGCGGGCCGAGTCGATCCGCAAGTTCGTCGTGCTGAGCACCGAGTGGAGCGAGGCGAGCGGTCACCTGACGCCGAAGATGTCGATCAAGCGGAACGTCATCATGGACGACTTCTCGTCCGAGATCGAGGACCTCTACTCGGTCCCCGTGTCGACCACGAACGTCCCGCTCGGCTGA
- a CDS encoding peptide deformylase — MAVRDIRLFGDPVLRSSCAPIGDIDDGVRALVKDLLDTVELPGRAGVAANQIGVGLRAFSYNIDGDIGYVLNPRLVEVSGEPVPMGEGCLSVPGLWHDAIRYPHAKVVGIDLDGDEVVLEGDGLLAQALQHETDHLDGKVYLERLTPEDRRIAMREVRESAWF, encoded by the coding sequence ATGGCCGTCCGCGACATCCGCCTGTTCGGCGACCCCGTGCTGCGCAGCTCCTGCGCGCCCATCGGCGACATCGACGACGGCGTGCGGGCTCTCGTGAAGGATCTGCTGGACACCGTGGAACTGCCCGGCCGTGCCGGCGTCGCCGCGAATCAGATCGGCGTGGGCCTGCGGGCCTTCAGCTACAACATCGACGGCGACATCGGGTACGTCCTGAACCCGCGGCTCGTGGAGGTGTCGGGCGAACCGGTGCCGATGGGGGAGGGATGCCTCTCGGTGCCCGGCCTCTGGCACGACGCGATCCGCTACCCGCATGCGAAGGTCGTCGGCATCGACCTCGACGGGGACGAGGTCGTGCTCGAGGGTGACGGGCTGCTCGCGCAGGCGCTGCAGCACGAGACCGATCACCTCGACGGCAAGGTCTACCTCGAGCGGCTGACCCCCGAGGATCGCCGCATCGCGATGCGCGAGGTCCGCGAGTCGGCCTGGTTCTGA
- a CDS encoding MinD/ParA family ATP-binding protein, with amino-acid sequence MTPERNEPMHDDEAENGVLADGANLDMAGIGILGAPTAQVDVVLPQLADDDDDANDEAVDDSSFPGEGFVPVHFGTEGVEVVAAEDVTVDDETDAHPVVSGLADGEEFAEEVDDTASRDGEASDEDGDDADADDADAAAVTDDTADETEAADVEAVAADEAAADETGDAASPADETTATAAATGGLEAASAASALAAQPATGSVPTTTGSLRTATGSLRTATQAPSASTPASVAQPKAQSALGPAGDSAATDDDLHPRLAERRRSRTEELAPRRLGEFEQGRESADLLTADRLLDPHHVVKPEPEGAWQHFVYSISGRRINLGDGRRARRRKELDRRIAAGLQGSAKFVPVMSRKGGVGKTTITTLLGMALADARDDRIIAVDANPDRGTLAERVGNLSGKTVRDLVRRRGEISGYHDLSTIVARDETRLDVLASDTDPHVSEAFSDRDYQAVAEFAAHYYSVVLTDTGTGIVHSVMESTLDLADAIIVVTGLSVDEARLASETLTWLESNGRADLARNAVVVLNASRPGAPLVRPEELESHFRTRVRAVVRVPYDPQIAAGSKISFRELQPETRQASRELAAIVVEGLRGLTSAA; translated from the coding sequence GTGACGCCCGAGCGCAACGAACCCATGCACGACGACGAGGCCGAGAACGGCGTTCTCGCCGACGGTGCGAACCTGGATATGGCCGGCATCGGCATCCTCGGTGCCCCGACAGCGCAGGTCGATGTCGTGCTGCCGCAGCTGGCCGACGATGACGACGACGCGAACGACGAGGCCGTCGACGACAGCAGCTTCCCCGGTGAGGGATTCGTGCCCGTGCACTTCGGCACCGAAGGCGTCGAGGTCGTCGCGGCGGAAGACGTGACCGTCGACGATGAGACCGACGCGCACCCCGTCGTGAGCGGGTTGGCCGACGGCGAGGAGTTCGCCGAAGAGGTCGACGACACCGCTTCCCGCGACGGCGAGGCATCCGACGAAGACGGCGACGACGCCGACGCGGATGACGCCGACGCCGCTGCCGTGACGGACGACACTGCCGACGAGACCGAGGCGGCCGACGTCGAGGCAGTCGCCGCCGACGAGGCCGCCGCCGACGAGACGGGGGATGCCGCATCGCCGGCTGACGAGACGACGGCGACGGCGGCGGCCACGGGTGGGCTCGAAGCGGCGTCCGCCGCCTCTGCCCTCGCGGCGCAGCCCGCGACAGGATCCGTGCCGACGACCACCGGCAGCCTGCGCACGGCCACCGGTTCGCTCCGCACCGCGACCCAGGCGCCGTCGGCATCCACCCCGGCATCCGTCGCGCAGCCGAAGGCGCAGTCCGCCCTCGGCCCCGCCGGCGACTCCGCCGCCACGGACGACGACCTGCACCCGCGGCTGGCCGAGCGTCGCCGCTCCCGGACCGAGGAGCTCGCCCCGCGCCGACTGGGCGAGTTCGAGCAGGGCCGCGAGTCCGCCGATCTCCTCACCGCCGACCGTCTGCTCGATCCGCATCACGTGGTCAAGCCCGAGCCGGAGGGCGCCTGGCAGCACTTCGTCTACTCCATCTCCGGTCGTCGCATCAATCTCGGTGACGGCCGCCGCGCGCGTCGCCGCAAGGAACTGGACCGCCGGATCGCCGCCGGTCTCCAGGGCAGTGCGAAGTTCGTCCCCGTGATGTCGCGCAAGGGCGGTGTGGGCAAGACCACCATCACGACCCTGCTCGGCATGGCGCTGGCAGACGCGCGCGACGACCGCATCATCGCCGTCGACGCCAACCCCGACCGCGGCACCCTGGCCGAGCGCGTCGGCAACCTCAGCGGCAAGACGGTGCGCGACCTGGTGCGCCGCCGCGGCGAGATCTCCGGCTACCACGACCTGTCGACCATCGTCGCCCGTGACGAGACGCGCCTGGACGTGCTCGCCTCCGACACCGACCCCCACGTGTCCGAGGCGTTCAGCGACCGTGACTACCAGGCGGTCGCCGAGTTCGCAGCGCACTACTACTCGGTCGTCCTCACCGACACCGGCACCGGCATCGTGCACTCGGTCATGGAGTCGACCCTCGATCTCGCCGACGCGATCATCGTGGTGACCGGCCTGAGCGTCGACGAGGCGCGACTGGCATCCGAGACGCTGACGTGGCTGGAGTCCAACGGCCGCGCCGACCTCGCGCGCAATGCCGTCGTGGTGCTCAACGCCAGTCGTCCAGGCGCCCCCCTCGTGCGCCCGGAGGAGCTGGAGTCGCACTTCCGCACGCGCGTGCGCGCTGTCGTGCGCGTGCCCTACGACCCGCAGATCGCCGCAGGCAGCAAGATCTCGTTCCGCGAGCTGCAGCCCGAGACACGACAGGCATCGCGCGAGCTCGCCGCCATCGTCGTCGAGGGTCTGCGCGGCCTCACCTCCGCCGCCTGA